Genomic DNA from Telopea speciosissima isolate NSW1024214 ecotype Mountain lineage chromosome 2, Tspe_v1, whole genome shotgun sequence:
cccccttgAATGGTAAGCCCATGTGTTTGGATgcaggctgcactgcggcacagagaacatcagccctaaaatataagaaaaaaaaaaaggtaaattattGTCAATGCATTTATTTTGTCATGATGGATAGATGATATTTTGATCACGGTAGTTGGATAGAGCGGCATGGACTAgattagccatgtgtcaaaaaattctaatttaatcaaatacgTCATTTTGTATTGGCACACAACTCATGTATAATCATGCATGAGAACTAATACCCTAGACATTATTGTATATTCTCTCAAGTCTGATTGAGAACATACGTTTTGGattagaaaaataataattagaTGACTTAGATTTGTCTAGTGATTTTAGGAAAAGTCACATACTTagatttgtcttgtgatttTAAGAAACATCACATTCCATTGTTACATAGATCTACTATAAAAAGTCTATCCTCCAATGATGGCAAACATGCTTTGGATTAGTACCTAAAATGGAATGCCATCTAGCATGTGAATGTTGAAGTGAAAGCACATGAACAATCAATTTTTATGGGCAAGGGTTCTGGGTTCTATGAGCTTCCAGGgttctcctcacatgaaatgatcacATTGTCCTCTTACGTACGAAACCAAATACCTGCAATCAATCTTGAAGGACCTAGACCATGGATTCAAGAATCGGGATCAAGCCGATTCCAGCCGAATCCctttcaaaaactagggttagggcagATTTTCCTCCGATTCCGACTGATTTGGATAGGAATTGGCCAGACCCTAATTCCGCTCTTCAAAATCTTAACCCGAACTACACCTATTTGGAATTAAGTGTCGCACAAATATGGTACAAATATGATATGTCAACTAAATTTAGCCTTTTATGAACGAAAATTGATGTCTACCTAGAAGTCCACTTAACTTTTCTAATCAAATGAAATTTATcatttcttccccccccccccctataaTTATCTTTTTGTTAATAAAACCAATGCTAATGATTATTGTCACAAGcgtttgttattttttcaaatatcacAAGGTTTCTATTCTACCAAGTGGATAGATGATATATACATTCCAACCGTTGGATAGAGAGGGCATGGTCAAGATTATTCATGTATCATATTTTAGAgactaattcaatcaaatacccccttTTGTATTGGGACGCATcccgtgtatgtccatgcatatGTAGTTATATACTAGTACTGTAAACATTACTATACACTCTCTCAACTTTAAGTGGGAATAGGGACCAGGATACTCTGCAGTACCGGCGGGGTggcggtgcacatccgacggcacaacAGAGGCCAGGTGACACACATGGCCTTTGTTGTAACACCGGATGCACACCGCCGCCCGCCGATATTGCAGAGAATTTTAATACGTGGGAATAGATtgtttagaataaaaaaaatgtgaaaatgaATGATTTAGATATTTCTTGTGATTTTCAAAAACATAATCTTCTATTGTTACATGATATAAGACTTTCGAATCAAGCGCTTAATGCTATACTAAAACCAATTGAAAGTAATGTGAACgcaatttttatttccttatgcAAGATTCTAATACCAGCTGTTGGCCTTTCGAATAAAGTGTTTATCAATTGATGGTAATGAGACACATCTTTATTTCCTTAAGCCCTTGTGTAGGGCAAACAATTAGTCCCGAACTATCCACTAACTAAATATAGAAAACATTTCagaaatgagaaaataaaatgagTGAGActcaaaaaatgtttttttttttttcttacaagAACAGAGAATTTATCAAATAAAACTGTTTTAAGGTTAGAAGCGTCTAGAAGATGTCTCCAGACTTGCACCCAACTTTGTCACAAGAAAGGGTAATGTGGTAACTTTAATCATATGGATACCTAAGAAATGGCCTGTATTGACCAcgaccacatgtgaaattttatACTCGTACTCATCAATCATATAACCTCTAACAAAATGGCATAACCAAAACcaaccacacccccccccccccaaaaaaaaaaggtggcaGTTTGACTGTTTCTTTAGGGTTACATCAACTTCTCTCCGTTGATTTAAGGCTGCCGAGTTGGTCTTTATTTACTAGTCTCTAAGTGATACCGTCTAAGTGATACGAAGACCTTAAGACTTCTTTGGTGGAAGGTATTCGTACGCGGGAGATTCTGCCATTAACTTCATTAAATTGGGCCCAAGGGGTTTTATGACATTTCAGATTGGCGTTTACGCCAAAAGGTCTATATTTTGGTACTCGGTGCGTAGGAAAGGCGTGTCCACACGGTGACGCTCCATGACAAGTCAAACTCAGAGATGGTGCGATACtgccaaaaaatacaataatcaGACTAATTGATGCTTAACCTATTATGACAACAGAGGGGGTCTGGGCGTACAGCTTACAGTCCAATGCATAAATAGACTGTCCATGGTCCATCTGGTGGCCCTGAATACCACAGCCACATAAACTGAAGCCTCTTAAACTAATatctcaatttcttattttgtaGGTTTTTTCTGGTTTCTGTTGTAATTTAAACAATGAGATAACTCATCCAAATCACTGAAATCATAAAAAGTATACACAAATATAGAGCCACAATTAGACAGCAGAGACCAAGTCCAAGACCTTGCTTACTTCTGGGGCACTCTCACCAGATGCACACCAAACATAAAACACAAGGCTACACGGCGTTCCAGTCGAACAGCTTTTCCCATCAGCAATTTTCACATTATCAGTCCCCATATCTTCTTATCAACTGGGTATTAGTATAACATATCATACAGCAAACCAGGTTAAAGTAACTCGATCGAATAGATCCCACAAGTTCACACATTTAATCACATGGATCGGCATCTTGCACAAGATGAGAAAAGGACAAACACAAGATTACATCAAACAAACATGAACATAAGGGGTTTCGCAGGTTCAAGACCTTGTATCAGTAAAATCCAGGAACCAAACCCCAAACCTGTGGTATTCAACATCTATCATAAAATTGGAAATTTGATAGCAAGAATTCATGGAGAAATAGAATAACAGACATTaaagaaggataacattattaACACTAGATGGTTTTACTTTGCAAGGCTCAGTGACTGCTGTACGAGAGAATAAGGTGGAAGCAACAAGTGAATATCCTTTACACATCCAACCAACGATCCATGCTGACACTTAACACTAGTTCATTGTAGTAAATATTAAGTAGTAAAAAACATCGCTAGTTTCAGTAAGATTCGTATACCAACTTCAATGTTCTTCCCAAGAAAACTTTACCCCAGTTCCAGCTCAGGAGCAGGGAACacgataaaaagaaaaaaacccatCAAGGCCTTGAAACTTTGAAGCTTCTCTGGATCACCAAATATTAATCACCAAAAGATCCAATCACTCTTCCACAACATTCACCAGTTCATACTCAACTAGAGACAGATTGTTGTCCTCTTTAACAACAAATTTAGCAGGTTCAGTGACCTCAACACGTCCCCATTTGTCAACTGCCAATCTCATAGATCCCTTAAACATGTCGATTTTAGCATTACGGAGTATAACAGTTGCATTTGGCTTCATCATATCAACTGCACAGAAGATGGAACTATCATCACCATATGCAGAGAAAGGGAAAACATGCTGAGAGACAGCAGAATTTCAAGGTTTTTCTTGGAGCATAATTCTTGAACAAGATCAAGTGGCAACAATTAACTACATTTTCCATAGTCCTTTAACAACTACAAGTAAAGGAATTCAAACAAAGAGCTAACTCTAACACAAGAAATTGCAGTAAACATCAGCCACAGGAAGGGGGAACCCCTAAGGTATACTTCAAACCCAGATCATTCTAATCATTTTATTGCCAAACTTGATTAGATCTAAGACCCACATCCAATCTTACTAAGACAAGAGGCTCAAGACAAGGCATCCGTAACTCCACATCCAGACACATGGAAATAAATATGACACGATAAAcgcaaaaaaaaactttttaacAATTCAAACAGCATGACAAAACCATCACCCACGTAAACAAAGTTGTAGGCAATCAGCAACGAGTATATAAACAAAGTGAAAGATAACCAAAACTATGTCCTATAGCATATCATGAACGAGCAAGATAATAAAGCCTAAAGTCTACAACGAAACCATATGCAAAAGAACATACAGGGTCCATTTGTTCAACTAGAGCAAGCACCTAAAGAGCAATGATAATGAAGAAAGAGCTTATGCTTAGTTTGCTTAAAACAACCACCTTAAACGGAAAGGGTGAAGCCTTCGTGAAAGTGTCAGGTGTGAGGCAGGTGTACACATTTATGATACTGACTATATCCATGTAAAGGAGTGCTTACGAAATGCTTCCAAACAATGCTCCAAAATTTTATACATTTCCTTTCCACTTTCTCATCCCccacttcttcctcttttttttttagttgcaTGTGCAAGTTTCCAAGGGCAAGTAATGATTAAGCCACTCAAAACCAGGCAGTACGGATGTGATACCCATACCCTATCCATATTGCATGATACCAAAATTTGTGCCACTTTTAATTAGCTGCCCCTAAGAGCCAGTTGCTAGGCTGAGATGTATACCAAAGTCTAAAGAAAGCTATTGCTGCGAGATTGCAGTAATTGTAAAAGATGGCAAATAAGCTGCAGTCCAAGCTGCAATCTCTGCACGAAATTGGGGATTAGCAGCTTCAGCAACTCTGGATACTATTTCATAAGCCATTAATGTTTTACATTATGAACTCAAAAGAAAAGTCAAAACAAAATGAATCCTACAAGGAAGCTGATATGAAAATAAGACAAATGACTTGATGTGCATGTTTGGAAATTTTATGGCATAAGTTCAGAGGAATCTAAAGCATGGTTGTAATCCAAATTGAAAGGGTTAGCTGAGGAGGCCAGAGAGCTTTTGCTAGTAAGCTATATGAAGATTCAAGATAGTTAGATAAGCCATGTTTTACAGCTAACAATGGGAACTAGCATGATTCGGAAGTAAATTGAATTTACAAAGGAGAAGTCAAAACAATCAACAATCCAGCTACTAGACAAATGGTAGTTTAGGGATGTTTTCCTAAAGATTGGGAAAGAGCCTAGTAAGAAATCAGAAGCACATTAAACCACACAGATCTAGCACACCATTGATTAAGGCTATCATCTTCTAATATCTGCAAAGAGACTATTGACGTTAATGTCCATACCCTAACTACATCAGGCACGAAAAAGTCAACCCCAGCTTTGGATTTCTCCACATAACAGTAGTGCAGACTGTCATAATTAACACCAGCAAAGAGGCCAGAAGCAGTACAACACAAGATAGCCTCACCACTACTACTTAGCATCAGTAACACAAATCCTCTGGTTTCTTCCCACTCTATCAAGGACCATGCATAATTTTATCTCCCAAGTTATCAGTCACTCATTATCTCAAGCCACATTTTTCTTGGCACAACCCACACACAATCTCTATCTCTCTAGTAGTCTTCTCCGCAGAATGACAAACCATCCGCACAAGATTCCCTTCCCTTGTCACCCATAATGTTGTGACTTCAGGTATAGTTAAATACTTTACACAATCAAAATCCTAACTGGCGCTTTCAAACTTGCACAATGAATTTAAATAGCATTCTATGATCAGGGTAATTTAAGGACAAACTTCAAAATGACATAAAGCTACGATCACTAGTAAATTATACCATGGTATTTATTAACTCGCGCAACGCAGGTATCACATTCTTAATATTATAGAATGCAAATGAAAGATTCATCACTTTTACACAAAGTTAGGGTTTAAATATCCATGGATAACCTCGCGTTTGTTCTATAATATCGAAGCTTCACATAATAACTAACTGACAACGAGACAACGCCAtttccaaacaaacaaacaaaaaaatcagtTCCTATAATCAAATCGACtacctaaaaagaaaaggacctCTAAgattcaaatagaaaaaaaaaaaaaaaacgtaaaaGATGCAGAAGATTTAAAAAGTATATACCTTGCTCGTTGCGAGCAGTGAAGATGATGCAACCGGTATCATCACCTACAAGACACTCGGCGATGCGAGTGCCGCGAAGATGCTGAGAGGCCGCCCGCCCCTTCTGCAACACCGTGTTCGAATTCAAGACCTTCACCGTAAGGGTGTGTCCAGTCGTCCCCGGTTTCAGTTGATCTACCGTTGTGAATACAGGCTTCCTCTTCGCTGACATTTGCTGAGTCGGTGCCGTAGTTCCTGTCGTCGCCATTGCTGATGATACCTAATCGCCAATCTTCTTCTGCAAATAAAGAAACCCCAAATGCTGTAAATTTAATGAAACCCTAGAATAAGCGAATAGGGTTTTCGACGTTCTAACTTTTCAGTCTCTTTTTCATTCGTTTCTCGTACCTTTTTCTAATGTGCTTTCTCTTTtgggggaaagagaaaaagcatTACTTCGGAGATGGGGGAGTTACGCGTTCTGTATCCTCTCTTTCCTAGACTCGCGTATTAGATAAATCCTAACCGCCTGATCAGCATAGTTTTGTTTCGTAAATTGTCTATTGAGAATCTTATGACTGTAATGCATCCATCATTCATAGATAAAGTAACATTAATCACTTGATCAGACAATTGACGTATCATGAGTTGTTAGACATGATAGCATTATCCGAAGGTGAAAAATCAAGTCGAGTTTCAACAGAGTGGGTTTTCTAAAATGGAGGCTTCATCCCAAAAATACACCCGGTCGGTTTGGCCCGGTTTTTGATCGGACTGAATCGGTTTTTGGCCTCGAAATGaatgaaatcaaaaccaaaccgttatAAAAACTTCGATTTCGATCCGGTGCAGTTTAagtttatttcaattttcaatattAGGTTAATACCGCGGTTTAGATCGATTTGTTTTCAGGTTTGAACCACAAttaaatcttacattcataacttgTAATGAGAAAATATTCataaaaacactttaattcACCATCCCCAACCATAAATAGGAGATTGAATAAAAGAAATTGGAaaatcataaaacaaaaaagaatcaaCACTCTCTatgggggagcatggcccctgcgCACATGCGgaggggtcaatgagagcacacatgCTTTGGCGGGtgggattttcgcctttcatgggggtggagcAATCAGACCTCAAGAAAATATCTACATAATCAACAATTAAAGAGTCATCACTTATACGaaggtctaggacccaaaataAAACATGATTATATTCGAACCAATCTAACCGTAAGATTGGGTCCGAGTCAAGTTACAAATTAGGGAAGATGTTAAGCACCCAGATCCACCTAATCAAAtctgccttctttttttttattttttataataggTAATACTAATTAGATTAAATTAAAGTCTGAAATACAAACAGCAATTTTAGTACATCTTGCTTGATTTGCTAACTTATGAGCCAAATACACAAAAGATCTGTCTTTTTTAGATAGCCTAAAATTACTAAATTCTCCCACAATATGTCTAATTTCCCCATAAGATGGTGAAAATCTCCCATGGACATTGTGTTGTTGGAGGATTCAGTCAATGAACTAGTTCCTCGCAGTCAATCCAGATGTTGAGAGATGCGTTTGGAGATCCTTCTATTTGCTGCAGTCCGAGTAGAAACCCTTGAGTCTCTCTGCCTCTTGTGTTGTTCCTGTATAACCAAAATTAGAGTATGCACAAATGAATGAGTTATTGCGTAACAGTATTGCAGCCCAACCTGCTTCTTTAGTTTCTGCCAGAAAACTACCATCACAAATAATGGTTAGGGAGTCATGTGGTAGGGAAAGAGTTAGGTCAAATTTACTAGGGTATACAGGTGTTGGGCTAGGGATGAAGTCAGGCATACTTAAGGATAAAAGTTTAAGGTCTTAAATCCAtttattaatattatatattattgtcAAGGGGTTTGGAGAGGTTTGATTAATCCAACATCTATTCCTTTCGTTCCAAATGAAGTAGCAGGTTATTGCAAACGAGGAAAGGAAAGATTTAAGGTCAAAATGCGGCCAAGGAGGTTGGGTAAGGAAGGATATACATTGATGAAAGATGGAATTAGCTTGTAAAAATTCAGTTCTAAGCCCCAAAGGTCCAACAAACCATATGTGTTTGGAAATATTGCATGAAAGAAAAAGATGCCAAGGTGTCTCAGTAGAAGTACCACAGAGAGCACACGAAACATCTAAATGGAAGAATTTTGACAGGGTTGATCTAGTATCAATGCCATTTTGTAAGAGTTTCCAACagaataattcaaaatttggGTGGATTTTCAAAGACCAAAGAATTTTCCAAAGCTTCATGgaagaagaatgagattgagTGTGGGGAGACATAATTTTCCAAATCTGTCTTCTTATTTATTTGGTATTCTTATAGGATAATAAATATTCCTAAAACTATGACACATCATGCTGAAACTTGCAtataaagcataaaaatgaaataaaagtgggagaaagaATGTCACCTGGTCGCGCCAGACACGCAGCCACTGCGCCCTAACACCAAGGCATGCGAAATGACCATCACACCCCCAGTCATTTTCGAGGTTCCAGGGGGTGTGACGGTCATTTCGTGCACCCCTGTGTCAAGGTGCAAGGACCGCGTGCGCTGCATGACCGAGTGGAGATGGAGAGCAGAGCTTATAAATTCAGTAATGCTACAAAACAGAGTTAGCATGCAATGTAAAAcaacatgaaaaataaacctAAGCATGTTAAAAGATGAACGAAATTAttctaatgtttttttttagtaaGAAAACTATTCTGATGTTAATGTTACATAAACAAAAGGAAGTAAAAATGAGAAAATTCTGATTTAACAAAAACCCTAAGTTCCTAGAATACAAGTATGTGTGAAACGATGCAAATAAATGCTAAATAAAATCTATAAAAGcactaagaacaaaagaaaaatggtgaTAATGTTGAATACATAGAAACCAAGCTatcctacctttttttttttttttttgggtagaacaaGCTATCCTATCAatttatgattaaaaaaaaaaaaaaggatgtaaAAAATACCCTATATTCAATTATGACTGTAGTGCAAAACCTAAAATTTAGAATGTGTTATAAATGGGAAGGAAAAATCTGACATAAATATAAAAAGTAGTAGAAATGtacaaataaattaaaaaaaaaaaaacaaggaagaacTAGATTTAATCTAGTTAAAAACAAAAGCACCTATCCTTATGGAAAACTACAGATTAACATCATAATCTGCATCATATTTTTCGATGCCTAACTAGGACAACAACAATATACCTGCAATGTTAATATGATATTTCAGCGACTACTAAATCAAATTACGTGAAATAAAAGGGAGATGAATGTAGACTCACAAAGGAGGAAAACAATATATTATAGAGGTTGAGGGCATACACAAACCAGGTTGAGAAGCAAGGCAAATTATAGCAAACAATGTTTAAGGGCTCACTGTTGCTAGGCACTCTAGTACTCTTCTAAGGTGCAGGTGCTTGTGAATGATGGTGTAAAAGCCTTTGTATAGTTTTGTGAGGTCTACTCGACCTTTTAGCTTCCTAAGAAAACAAACTTTGTCTAAAATCATTGAATTTTATGAGATAAGGTAAT
This window encodes:
- the LOC122652454 gene encoding uncharacterized protein At4g28440-like — its product is MATTGTTAPTQQMSAKRKPVFTTVDQLKPGTTGHTLTVKVLNSNTVLQKGRAASQHLRGTRIAECLVGDDTGCIIFTARNEQVDMMKPNATVILRNAKIDMFKGSMRLAVDKWGRVEVTEPAKFVVKEDNNLSLVEYELVNVVEE